The Apium graveolens cultivar Ventura chromosome 3, ASM990537v1, whole genome shotgun sequence sequence GATTAGTGTAAATATTTATGCTCatatatttgtttgttttgtatttgataaattattatttatcACTATGTGAAAATCCTATTAATTTTTCTGAAATTAAGATAAGACTGCAAACATTTTAATGTACCCACtttcttcaatttttttttttaaatattccCACCTATAAGCGGCAAAAATAATATATTTGGTTAGACAATTAAATGGGTTCGAGAGTAAATTTTCGAGGATGATAGAAAGAATACGATATTAATGCAGCATGTGGATTGCTAAACAAGATTATAAGGTTATTTTCAAAAAAAAGAGATTATAAGGTTATGAGCCCATTTACTACTTGTAGTGTATTCAATTATTTTAAAGTTTAATTTGGGCCAAGTCCGGGACTTACATTTACTCCTTTCCAGCCCAATTTATTATAGCGTGTGGCATATTTTCTGAATATTCAactttttcactttctttttgACAAAATCACTAATATTTACATAATTTAATTGTTAAACAATTATATATACGTAGTTTAATTACATCCTATTAACAAACCTCTAgactcaatttttttttcaaatattgATTATAGTTTTTGAATTTTGTTCTTTAACTAATTTCAGTTAATTGTGTTCGTTATATATTTTACAAATTATTTTTTCTTCGTAAGAATttgatttcaaaaatatttttttattataaataatattacctttaatgttaaaaaaaataaaaatttcatgTTCTATAAAAAAGTTACTCGTAAGTTTTGGCCATGCAAGTGATTTTAATAGACGTTATTTTTACGTCAAGcgtttattaaataattaaaattcaaTGCCATTAAATAGTCTAACATTTCATAATTGTGACTCTATGTCCAAAGAGATTAAACATTTatctaaatatttattaaaattttgaatttttaaacgAGTCTCGTCAAATATAATTATGACAAAATATCTCAAGATTTGATATCCAACAAAATATTATCAGATATCGATACAGAtaacaataaataaataaataaaagagatATTTAACGGCCACGATTTTACGATACAACCCAAACCGTGTCATCACTATATATTGCTTGGACAGTTTCCCTAAGCAACGCGGTGCAGTTTCATCTCTGCTCTTCCACCCAAAAAAACCAAAAAAACAATAATAATTCTCCCTCTATCTCtctatatctatatctatacaTCTTTATATACAAATCATCACCATCAATTTTCCGATCATCggttatcaaaatttatattaaCAAAAATCTAAAAAACTCGAAAAAAATGGCACAGATGCAGGTTGAGCAACCACAAGGTCCGGTGAGCGGAGAGAACGGTGCGGCTGGTGGATCAAGCCAGGCGACAACGGCTTTGTATGTGACTGATTTCGATAAAAGTGTCACGGAGTCACAGCTGTATGATCTGTTTAGTCAAGTTGGTCAGGTGGTGTCGGTTAAGATTGTTAAGGACAATGCTAACGAATCGGTGGGACATGTATATGGATATGTTAATTACCGCAATTCCGAGGATGGTAATTCTCGTACTTTTTTTGTCTATTTGTTTATACACACGTGTGTTTTAAGTGTTGTGTGGGGTCTGTTATGTGTTGTGTTATGTTTGGTCTTTTTATGTGTCTTAATATTAGTGTTTGATTGTGATTGtgatataatatttaatatattttttattatttttttgtttaCTAGTGTTCACTTGATTTATAATTATTGTTCTTTGATTTATTGTATGTTTTAGATTAATTGTTTTGTTGGTTACATGGTTGGTTAGTTGTGATGTGTTGATCTATTATTATAAATTCTAGAAGCTTGTTATATGGGGTGattgttttattatattttagtCATTTAAATAATTGATTGATATGTATTCAAGCTCTGTTGTTTTAGAACTATAAGTTATAAAGTAGCTGTGTTTGAAGTCTTATGTTGTTTCAAGGCCAACATCAAGTTGATTTTGAATTGAAAGTGAAATTTGCAAGCATTACCGTAATTTGTCTAGTTTAGGATTCTAACTCAATTGAAAATGTGGAGTTCTCGATTATTTTTCTAGTTATCATCATTGTAGTTCAGTAAGTATGTAGATAGATTGGAATTTTATAGATCAGGGTCTGGATTGATGCGACAGTTTGATTGGATATGCCGTAGACCTTGTCTGTTACATTCTTGTTAGTGTTGCGATGATATCTGAATATCTAATACTCTTTTGTCAATTGTGTACAGCTGCAAGGGCTCTGGATGTTTTGAACTTCACTCCAGTGAATGGCAAAACAATTCGTGTTATGTACTCTGAGCGTGACCCCAGTTGCCGTAAGAATGTTGCTGCAAATGTATTTATCAAGGTACTGATTGACCAGATGAGTCATATGATAATTACTCAATTGGTTACCTGGCCTTTACTATGTTTGCGATGGCTTCATTTGACTTGCTCATTAGTTTAGCGGTTTGGATATTTACAGTAGCACTTATGAGAAATATACAGTCCTCTGTGTAATTAGGCGTTTAATTTGTTTTATCTAGTCTGTTCTGTATGCTCTTTTGAGTTGAGAATGAGTTTTTATTCAACATTTGGCGGCTTATAAATTGATGTGAGATGAAACAGAATCACATTACTAACAAAAGATTATGGCTATTGTTGAACATTGTGGTGTGTGGGCTCCTAGCTATGATTGTATTCTGGATATTCAGTTATAGTAGAATGAGACTGTAAAATCATGTAATATAGTAGACTAGTAGTGTTATATGTGTCGTCGCTTAATGGCATGGTTCTCATCACGGTCCTTACTCCTTTGCATATCCATTCATCTaaatattatcaaataaacccTCTTAGGTGCATTATATGTATATGCTTCCACACAAATGCATTTAATATTTGGTTCCTTGTTAAGTACCGTGTTTAGAAGATTTAATACCTTACATTTGTGCAGAACTTGGACAAGTCTATCGATGGCAGAGCTTTACAAGAAATATTTTCAAGATTTGGCACCATAAAATCTTGCAAGATAGAGACTGACGAATCTGGCGAGTCTAAAGGCTTTGGTTTTGTTCAGTTCGATAGTGAAGAGGCTGCGCAAAATGCTATAGATAGGTTAGATGGTATGTTTATGAATGACAAGCAAGTGTATGTTGGACGTTTCCGCTCTAAAGAGGAAAGAGATGCTGCTTTGAGTAGGTCAAAATTCAATAATATATATGTGAAAAATCTTTCTGCAATTACAACTGAAGAtgatcttagaaaaatatttgGTGAATATGGTAGAATTACTAGTTTGGTTGTGATGAGGGATGTAAATGGAAAATCCAAATGCTTTGGGTTTGTCAACTTTGATAATGCTGATGATGCTGCAAAGGCTGTTGAGGCCCTAAATGGAAAGATGTTTGATGATAAGGAGTGGTATGTTGGCAAAGCCCAGAAGAAATCTGAGAGAATGATAGAATTAAAAAGTCAGTTTGAGCAAAATAAGGAACAGATGGACAAGTCTAAAGGATTGAATTTGTATGTTAAAAACCTGGATGACACAATTGATGATGATAAACTGAAAGATCTATTCTCTGATTTCGGAACTATCACTTCGTGCAAGGTTTGTAAATGTGTGGAGTTATCATTAAAATTGTAAATGGTCCTTATTTTACTGTGTTTGTGCAAGTTGCAATGCATTAATTGATTCTTTTTTACTTCATAGGTTATGCGTGATCCTAGCGGAATCAGCCGAGGCTCTGGATTTGTTGCATTTTCGACTCCTGAAGAAGCTGCACGAGCCGTGAGTTAATATTTTTTtgcttatatttttaattttaatttgagAATTAATCATTTCTTAATCTACCAACAGCTTGCTGAGATGAatggaaaaatgactgtgagcaagCCATTATATGTTGCCATTGCTGAGAAGAAAGAGGAGAGAAGAGCACGGCTGCAGGTAAATGTGACTTTAAACAGTTGGAACTTGGAATCCCAATGAGATCATGTTTTTGTTCATAATAATGTAACTTGTGGATCTTGTGCATTGGAATCAACCGTCcttttaattttctttttttcttcaTACTAAACAATGCATCTTAAAACTTAGTGGTGCTTGCCTTTGTTGTCCGAAATGATAATGGAATGTCGTGGACCATGCTTCCTGTACTAGTTACCTGCTTTAGTTATCAGTGTCAATTATTTGTTATTTTTAGCATGTGCACTCTAAGATTTTAAATTACCAAAGAGAGTATAATGCATTATGATTTATGCATGATGATTTTCTAATATACAAACCTAGTATATTCAATTCCTCAAGTAGAGTTATTTCTGTAAAAACCCAGGCTTAGAAAAGCTGACACCTTAGATTAGTTCGATTGAAAATCTCCCTGCTAAGTCTCTGTTCTATAGTATCTTTCTCCCATTTATACTCCTTCATTAGACTCAATCTCTTAGTGGACCTTGATAATTGGTGTCATTGCTCTTGTCAAGTTTCATTTTTAAAGTCCAACATGCAATTGTAATCCCTAGATTAAAAGAATTGCCTTTCATTTCGTTCACATCTCCATTGCCCACCACATCGTGTTTTGATCGATCCTATTGCATTTCACATTTTTATCACCCAATCTGGCTGAATCATGATACTCTGCTTGATTCGATAAATTTATAATTGATGTAAACTCCATTGTGAGGTAGTGGAATTAAGTTTTCTAAGGCTTGCGATTGAGATCTGCAACTCATTTAGGCTACTCTAGGACAGTAGGTTATGTGAGAGCCATACTGTGTTAGGAATGTATTTCCTAATGATGGCCTTGTTATACGGTGTACATCTAGTTCTGCTCTCATAATAGTAGTATATGAAAGACTTTACAGATGATGATAATAGTACTGCTTACATAAAATGCAGGCCCAGTTCTCTCAAGCGAGGCCAGTTGCAGTGCCACCTTCTATGGCCCCTCAAGTGCCAGTATATCCACCCGGTGCAGCTAACTTTGGACAACAAATCTTTTATGGGCAAGGCCCTGTTGCAATTAATCCTTCTCAGGTACCAAATACTTGACATTCGAATTCTACCATATAAGCTTTGTCAAGATGAAGATGTCTCTCTGATTCCCTTGTTCACTATGCTAATCTTCTTGTTGTTGTACTAGGGCATTCAGATATTTAATTAGTTTTCTGGATAATATATATCTTTCTCATGAATTGTAAAATACAAACAACCACTTAATAGACAGCCGGCATGGTTTTCACTTGAACTATTCATTAATTGCATAAACACTATTCATTAATTGCATAAACACACCTTATGTTTAGGATTATGTGATTTTTTTACCTGATGTTTTAACTTTAAACCATCTTGATTTTCTTTCAAATGATCAAATATAACTTTTTAAATTTCACAAAATTTTGCAAGGATAAGTTACATTAAGACCTACATGCGGCACCCTGGTAGAAACATGTTAAACATCTACTTTTAGATACATCATTGTTTCAACATTAAAATTTAAAACCTGTAGAACTGAAGATTTAACTTTTAAGTACCTGGAATAACAAAACCTACAATTTTCTGTGTGTTTTTTATCGTAAGCTCTGAGAATTGAGAGTCTTAGACTCTTAGTTAAAGATTCCTACCCAGTAATGAAACACATGTTGTTTACTCTTTCCAAATGTAATTGGTTATTCATTTACAAGGAAATTCTAGTCAACGCTTGTATATATTTGCGTAGTAGAAGTCTTCCCACTTTGTGCTTCGGTAATAAATTGTTGTATCTTTCTGTTGATGCTATCCACAAGGCCAAGGGTGATGCTATGCACTATGTGTCCAGCCTGCTTTACACTTTACTCACTTATAAGGTCTACTGCTTCTGTAGAGTTTGTTGTTCTTTATTCTTTTGAATAGGTGTCATGGGAGAGCACATAATGTTCACTTAACCCCTTTTCTGTAGATATCCTTGTATTCTTGTTTGATATACTATACCTACATATGTTTTTACAATTTGTGACTACTTGGAAATTGTTGGGGAAGTTCTTATTGACCCGAATATTAAGTATTCTACCATTAAGACTACCATATTTTCTGAGtaaaaaaccttgtatatatgcATTGTTCTGCATATTTTGCTTAGAGAATTATTGTAGGGAACTGTAATGGTGGTAAGCGGGCAGGTTTTGAATCATATCTGTAGGGGTGAAGCGGTATTTAAAATTGATATTCTGCTTTTTCTTAAAATGCCCTTACTTGCGATTCATGTAtatttatgactaaaattgatttCCTGCTTTTTCTTAAGATGCCCTTACTTGCAATCATGTTTTTTATTGCACATTTACTTCATATAACAAGCGTGATCTTCAACTTAAGTTTTTAACAAATTCTGAGCAATGATTACTCGGTACTGGTAGTAGTAGACAGGTGAGTTTGGATGTTAGTAGTATTACTGTAATCACAAATTTATATTTCTTATGTTGGGTTTGGTTATTAACAGCAGCTTGCTCCAGCAATGAGGCCAAGTGTCGGTCCCATACCAAATCTGTATGTGCCTATGGTCCCACCAGGGCAGAGGCCTGGTGTGAGGCGCGGAGCTGGTCCTTCACAACAGATCCAGCAGGCTGGCCCTTTATTGCAACATCAGGTTAAGTAACTTGTACCTGCTAACTAATTTGCAattgtttatttttatttcttaAAATAGTATGCATAAAGGTTGATAATGCTCTCCAGATGATGCCAAGGGGACGCATGTACCGTTTCCCGCCTGGTCGCAACATGGCAGATGTGACCATGTCAGGCGGCGGAGGGGTTCTTCCTATTCCTTATGGTATGGGTGGCATGCTTTCTCGAGATGCTGCTCCTCCACAACCTATGCCAATAACTGCATTAGCTTCTGCACTGGCAAATGCACCAGCTGATCAGCAGAGAACTGTAAGTCCTTCGCTTTTATTTAATTTGTATTAAGTTGTGCTTGATATGCAAATTAACACGGTTCTCCTTTTGGTGACAGATGTTAGGTGAGAATCTTTACCCTCTAGTGGATCAGCTGGAGCACGACCATGCAGCTAAAGTTACAGGCATGCTTCTCGAGATGGACCAAACCGAGGTTTTGCATTTGTTAGAGTCACCGGATGCGCTGAAGGCCAAAGTTGCAGAGGCAATGGAGGTTCTTGGGAATGTTTCACAAGTCCACCCAGCTGATCAGCTAGCAAATCTTTCACTCAATGACAATCTTGTTTCTTAAGTTTTAAGGTGGTTATGTGAAAAACCACCTGCGGTTGTAGTATGATAAACTTAGATCTCTAGTATGAGTTGGTTCTTTAAATTTGAAGAGTTTTGAACTATGGATCCTGTTTTTGCTGGTTTAAACTATGGATTTTGTTTTGGAAGTTTGAACTATTAATTTTGTTTTGGAAGTTTGAACTATGATTCTTATTCTTCCAGTTCTTTTTACAAGTTACTTTCACGAAAAATAATTTGGCCGGGTATCAAGTTTGAGAAATTGCGAAATTGATTGTGGTTCTTGATCTATGTATATAGTTCAAAAATAATTATGATTCTGTCCAGCACCGTTGAAGGGAGGGAATAAATGGTAAATTCGGAACATTCCCTTATTGAAAGAATGCCCCGCTTCAATCTCTGTTTTACTTTGGATGGAACAGATCTCCAGTAAAAAGTATGATCAAGATACATATATGATGGAACAGACCTCCAGTCAAAAGTATGATCAGGATACATATACGACACATTATACGACACATCTGCAAACTCGTGTGCCGGCATATTCGCAGACCGTTTGATAAAATATAACTTAAAGTTGTTATGACACCGTAAGAAATTTTTACattcctccaccacctttcctaGCCGAGATCGCATAGGAACTGAGCTTCTAATGAGCTGAATGACGACATGGCAATTCGACTCCACTGTAACTATAGACCACTCCATTTCTTTGGCTCAGCTTAAGGCCTCCTTGATGGTCATTGCTTCTGCCAATGTTGGGTTAATCACCTCTATTTCAATCTTCGATTTGGCTAAGATGATGAGATGACCATTATCCCTTCTGGCAGTAAAACCCAGAGGTTGACTCGCAAAAATCGCCGCATCGACTATAATCTTTACTTCATTTATGTGTGGCTTTACCCAGCAAACCGCACGATCACCTTCGACCGGAGGCATAAGAGGTGCATTTGTACTTCGACTCTGAGCATTTAACCACTGTGAAAGATATTCCCACGCCTTTGCAACTATTCGCATAACTGGTCCTCTTTTTCCACTCCAAACGAGGTTATTCCCAGCCCTCCATATAGACCAACAGAGTGTCATCAATTTAGCTTTATTCCTGACCGTTTGCCCTTGCAAGTTTAGCTCTAACCATTCAAAAAATCCTAGAGCGTTTGTCGTATTAATTCCTGGATCAAAAATCTTCCAACAAACAGTAGCCACTTTGCACTGAACTAAAGCATGGAATATAGATTCATAGTCCTCATTGCATACAGTACATAAGTTATTAACAGGCACATGCTTTAATTGTAATTGAACTGGTGTGGGTAAGCTATTCGTACCTGCGCGCCATATCAAATTTAGTACCTGAGGAGGTGCTTTACTATTCCACACAGTCTTCCAAAGATTACCACGAGCCTCCAAATTCCTCCCCCTTTCTGCATCTGCAACAACTTGTAAGCACTTTTAACAGAATATTGTTCCGTACATTTCAGCTTCCAACTCAAAATATCCATCTCCAAGTCCTTCTCAATCCTGGTGTTTAAATTGATTTCTTGGTCTCGATCATCAGACACATCTTCAATGACTTCTTTGTCCCATTCCTTCGTGTCGTTCTAAAAAAAGAGTCCACTGTTTGATCAACCAGAGCGGGTGAATTTGCTGTAACACGCGGATTCTCCTTATTGTTTAACCAAGGTTGATTAAGAATTTGGATATTGTTTCCATTGCCAATTCTTCACACTGCTCCATCTGTAATTACTTTTCATGCTTCAAGAATACTCCGCCAATAAAGCTTGGGCTACTACCTAAATTAGCGTCCATGAACTGCTTATCAGGATAATATTTGGCTTTATATATTCGAGATACCAAGCTTTTTGGATTAGTTATGAGACGCCAGCACTGTTTCCCTAGCATAGTTAAGTTAAAATCACGGAGATATCGAAATCTCAAGCCACCAGCTTGCTTATGTCTGGCCATTCTCTCCCACGACATCCAGTTAATTTTCGAGCTTCGCTCATTCGATGAACTCCAAAATAACTTAGCCATAATCTTTTCAATATCTCGAGTAAGCTCTAGAGAGAGAAGAAACACATTCATTGCATAAGATGGAAGAACTTGAGCCACCATCTTGATTAAGATTTCTTTCGCTGGCTTCGACACATTTTTCTCATTCCAAGTCTGAATGTTATTCAACACCTTGTCCTTCAAATATCCAAAAACCACAATTTTATTTTTGCCCAATATATTTGGTAACCCCAAATATTTGGATGAATCATCTGCTCTTTTAATTTGCAATTCATGACACACCAGCTCTTTATTATACTCTATCACATTGGCACTGAATAAGATCGTCGACTTGCTGGCATTAATCCTTTGACCTGATGCTCTCTCATAAGTTGGCAGAAGCTCCTTTATTTTGCTTGCTTCAGTCAAATCAGCCTTACAAAACAGGTAGTTGTCATCAACAAAGAATATATGACTGATTACCGGGGCTCTTATACAGATTTTTACACCTTGTAACCACTTTCGTTCCTCAGAATGTTTGATTAAGACCGTAAGACCTTCAGCACGTATGATGAACAGATAAAGGGACAAAGGGTCCTTTTGTCTCAACCCTCTACTCGGATTAATTGGGCCCATTTCGAATTCGCCATGATTGATATTATACTTAACTGTGGAAACACattaaattattaaatgaatCCATCTGTCATTAAACCCCATAGAAGTTAGGATAACTTTGAGAAATTTTGACTCTATACGCTTTCGACATGTCCAACTTGAGAGCCATGAATCCTTCTTTTCCAAATTTCTTGCACTTCAAATAATGCATTATCTCAAAGGAGACCATAATGTTATCAGAAATTAAAAGCCCCGGCAAGAAAGCACTTTGTGTATATGATATCACCGAATCTAAAACTTCTTTCAGACGGTTAGCAATCACCTTGGTAATGATCCTCACAATTACATTGCATAGGGCAATTGGGCGTAACTCTGAAAGTAAAGTTGGATATTTTTTCTTAGAAATAAGCACTATATTGGTGTCATTCATATGCTCCAACATTACTCCATTTTCAACAAAATTCCTTGTCACTTGCACTACATCACCACCTATCACCTGCCAATTCTTTTGAAAATTGTCGGGGCCATACCATCTGGCCTCGGTGCCTTGTCATGATGCATGTAGAACACTGTTATTTTGACTTCTTTTTTTCGGTAACAGGTGACAACAATTCCCTATTTTGCTCATCATAAATAGAATTAGGAATGCACTCTAGAATTTCCTCTGTATGAGTTTGACTCTCTGTGAATAGTTGCTGAAAATAGTTTTTAATCAAATCTGGCAGACCACCTTGCCAGTCAACCCAAGCTCCATTCTCATCCTTCAGCCTTTATATGTGATTATTTCTTTTTCTCCTGTTACAAGAAGCATGGAAGTACTTAGTGTTTTTATTGCCTGCTTGAAGCCACATTTGTCTGGACCTTTGCTTCCAAAAATCTACTTTTGATCTAGCACCAAGTGAAgctatttttgtgcctttttatAAGCTACAATAGAGTATGCATCCCGTTTTTCATATAACAGTCTCAATGTCTGCTTATATCCTTTAATTCTCTTGCTAAAACAACCCGTAATCTCTCGTCCCCAAATCTCCAAATTCGCTGCACAACACTTCATTTTCTGCATAATGTCCCCATTATTTTCTTCTGCCCAACCATCCTTAATAATCTGGAAGCACATAGGCTCCGTAAGCCATGCATTTCCAAAACGAAAATGGCGTTTTTTGTTTCCTTTTGTCTGCTGATCTGGAATAAGTAATAAAGAGCTATGATCAGACGGTGAGCCTTCAAGATTGTAAACTTTAGCCAATTAAAATCTTTCAAGCCACTTCGAGTTAGCAAGCACTTTATCCAATCTAATTTCTATCCAGTGATCAGTATAACGGCTTTTTTCCCACGTGAATGGATGACCAATAATATCTAAGTCTTGCAGGTTCGTTTCAAGCATACACTCATTAAAATATTCTATTAGATgagaaggatataacgacccACCTTTTTTGTCCTCCTGTGACGTCACATTGTTAAAACTCCCCACTAGACACCATGGGAGATTTGCATCACGAGAGAGATTTCTCAACAGGTTCCATGTCTTATGTCGCCGAGCTCTCGATGATTCACCATATATTCCTGCCAGACGCCAATCATCTTTATCAGTCGAGCTAACAATAATGTCTATATGAGAACGGGAAAAACTCGAGAGTTTAACATTATCATAATTCTTCCAGAACATGGCTAGCTCTCCACTCTTCCCTTGAGGCTCCACTGCTATAAACCCTTCAAAACCCAGCATACCACATAAATCCTCCAATTTCTTGTAGCTACTAATAGTCTCACATAAAAACACAAACGATGGTTTCTCCATACGTGTTACATCTTTAAGGAACCGAATCTTCCCCAAGGGAACCCATACCCTGGCATTTCCAGGCTAGAGCATTCATGATGAATGGCGGGCCTGAAAAGCAGTACCCGCCAATAAATCATTTTTTGATAGCTGGTTATCTCCATTCTAGGTTTCCATGTTAGTAACGTATTCATGGGCCTTGTCAGAATTTTCCTCATGGTCCGGGCTGATTCTCGTCTTTTTGTATCCACAATTATTAAACTATCCGTCCCATTAATATCTCTCTCCAAATTTGAAGTTGAATTTTGTATATGTGGCTGATATCTCTCTCATTGTTTAATGATATCGATCCTTCCTTTAAAAGTGCAAGCACTAGTTTCCTTATCATTAGAGTTAGTTAACAATTCAATCCCTGATTTTTTGGCCGTTTGttttgttagaaaatggaaagtttgaggcatattttatatatgttcttgatatgatttctgGAAACTAACACTTGAAGGTTGTTtcttgacatgaggacttaaactttcatgtttggatctaagatattttcttagtggaatccatgaatatattgagacaaagttgcttgtttgaaatgggttatggggattttatcccacattggtattgtaaaagaaagatattgagtttatatagcatcttgtgttagtgttgtttacaactactagcataagtggaatgcatgtgtggcctagtgctagtgggaactcttatatttttcttttctattacaagtttaattatttatattgattatttaattattaatataaaatatattgagtaaggattattttaatcatactctgaatatattttgtaatattaatattaattaatcaagataaaatataaataataaggaaaatccattttgtttactttttctgttttgttacttggtgtaccacatcgagtaaaatagaagaagagcaacttgagatgcctatatattgagaggtatacttgagattaaaagATACAGGTttcggtgcctacctcgcaaacatatatgagttgcatagattttttgggcaaactgaggtgcgagtcgctgttgatcattgttggttctgtggccagattgatctgttgctgttttatcctggaagcgatattgttgcattccatcacagcttaagtggggggcaataatctcatcaagaacagtcaagtcctcttgaaggatttggcgactcagctgttgtgttcttcttcttatcagaatttggaaagcgataagagataagtt is a genomic window containing:
- the LOC141711426 gene encoding polyadenylate-binding protein 8-like isoform X1, yielding MAQMQVEQPQGPVSGENGAAGGSSQATTALYVTDFDKSVTESQLYDLFSQVGQVVSVKIVKDNANESVGHVYGYVNYRNSEDAARALDVLNFTPVNGKTIRVMYSERDPSCRKNVAANVFIKNLDKSIDGRALQEIFSRFGTIKSCKIETDESGESKGFGFVQFDSEEAAQNAIDRLDGMFMNDKQVYVGRFRSKEERDAALSRSKFNNIYVKNLSAITTEDDLRKIFGEYGRITSLVVMRDVNGKSKCFGFVNFDNADDAAKAVEALNGKMFDDKEWYVGKAQKKSERMIELKSQFEQNKEQMDKSKGLNLYVKNLDDTIDDDKLKDLFSDFGTITSCKVMRDPSGISRGSGFVAFSTPEEAARALAEMNGKMTVSKPLYVAIAEKKEERRARLQAQFSQARPVAVPPSMAPQVPVYPPGAANFGQQIFYGQGPVAINPSQQLAPAMRPSVGPIPNLYVPMVPPGQRPGVRRGAGPSQQIQQAGPLLQHQMMPRGRMYRFPPGRNMADVTMSGGGGVLPIPYGMGGMLSRDAAPPQPMPITALASALANAPADQQRTMLGENLYPLVDQLEHDHAAKVTGMLLEMDQTEVLHLLESPDALKAKVAEAMEVLGNVSQVHPADQLANLSLNDNLVS
- the LOC141711426 gene encoding polyadenylate-binding protein 8-like isoform X2 gives rise to the protein MAQMQVEQPQGPVSGENGAAGGSSQATTALYVTDFDKSVTESQLYDLFSQVGQVVSVKIVKDNANESVGHVYGYVNYRNSEDAARALDVLNFTPVNGKTIRVMYSERDPSCRKNVAANVFIKNLDKSIDGRALQEIFSRFGTIKSCKIETDESGESKGFGFVQFDSEEAAQNAIDRLDGMFMNDKQVYVGRFRSKEERDAALSRSKFNNIYVKNLSAITTEDDLRKIFGEYGRITSLVVMRDVNGKSKCFGFVNFDNADDAAKAVEALNGKMFDDKEWYVGKAQKKSERMIELKSQFEQNKEQMDKSKGLNLYVKNLDDTIDDDKLKDLFSDFGTITSCKVMRDPSGISRGSGFVAFSTPEEAARALAEMNGKMTVSKPLYVAIAEKKEERRARLQAQFSQARPVAVPPSMAPQVPVYPPGAANFGQQIFYGQGPVAINPSQLAPAMRPSVGPIPNLYVPMVPPGQRPGVRRGAGPSQQIQQAGPLLQHQMMPRGRMYRFPPGRNMADVTMSGGGGVLPIPYGMGGMLSRDAAPPQPMPITALASALANAPADQQRTMLGENLYPLVDQLEHDHAAKVTGMLLEMDQTEVLHLLESPDALKAKVAEAMEVLGNVSQVHPADQLANLSLNDNLVS